The proteins below are encoded in one region of Drosophila santomea strain STO CAGO 1482 chromosome 2R, Prin_Dsan_1.1, whole genome shotgun sequence:
- the LOC120445065 gene encoding dynein regulatory complex protein 8 isoform X2, whose product MEPASSEKLLQAFELLDPENKKYLTKEYFGKLMEEDGEPFSAEELDAMWPVAIDPITGHIPYTFYINQLKHKPKIYDIAEVIKEELAQAEKEKGKKPQQTMLMDLK is encoded by the exons ATGGAACCGGCATCGTCGGAAAAGCTTCTACAGGCCTTTGAGTTGCTTGATCCAGAAAACAAGAAGTATCTGACGAAGGAGTATTTCGGCAAATTGATGGAGGAGGACGGAGAACCCTTCAGCGCTGAAGAACTGGATGCTATGTGGCCTGTAGCCATTGATCCCATTACTGGACACATTCCCTACACCTTCTATATAAATCAACTCAAG CACAAACCTAAAATCTATGACATTGCGGAGGTTATTAAAGAGGAATTGGCACAagccgaaaaagaaaagggcaAGAAACCACAACAAACAATGTTAATGGAccttaaataa
- the LOC120445065 gene encoding dynein regulatory complex protein 8 isoform X1, protein MEIGVTLNNELEEKISEAFCIFDTHGDKYIDSRNVGNVLRFLGCVPTEKEVEDVIKATDSVDYPGEIHLVRFMEHVSKLLMDRQMEPASSEKLLQAFELLDPENKKYLTKEYFGKLMEEDGEPFSAEELDAMWPVAIDPITGHIPYTFYINQLKHKPKIYDIAEVIKEELAQAEKEKGKKPQQTMLMDLK, encoded by the exons ATGGAAATTGGTG TTACCCTAAACAACGAACTTGAGGAAAAGATTTCGGaagcattttgcatttttgatacGCATGGCGATAAGTATATTGATTCCCGAAATGTCGGCAACGTCCTCCGATTTTTAGGTTGCGTGCCCACCGAGAAAGAAGTCGAAGATGTCATAAAGGCCACCGATTCAGTTGACTATCCAGGGGAAATCCATTTGGTCAGGTTTATGGAACATGTTTCCAAACTTCTGATGGATCGACA AATGGAACCGGCATCGTCGGAAAAGCTTCTACAGGCCTTTGAGTTGCTTGATCCAGAAAACAAGAAGTATCTGACGAAGGAGTATTTCGGCAAATTGATGGAGGAGGACGGAGAACCCTTCAGCGCTGAAGAACTGGATGCTATGTGGCCTGTAGCCATTGATCCCATTACTGGACACATTCCCTACACCTTCTATATAAATCAACTCAAG CACAAACCTAAAATCTATGACATTGCGGAGGTTATTAAAGAGGAATTGGCACAagccgaaaaagaaaagggcaAGAAACCACAACAAACAATGTTAATGGAccttaaataa